The Flavobacterium psychrophilum genome includes a region encoding these proteins:
- a CDS encoding TonB-dependent receptor gives MKTYVQLLLIFASIPLFAQNGTVKGKITQNNDPVPAVSIIVTPTGISLAADNDGYYQIKDLPYGNYEIIFSSVGLKTERKKITINKPETTLNIALKDDNQEMEEVVITGTMKEISRSESPIPVEIITPKLFKKNPTASLFEAVGMINGVQPQLNCNVCNTGDIHINGMEGPYTMILIDGMPIVSALSTVYGLSGIPNSIVERIEVVKGPASSLYGSEAMGGIINVITKTPTKAPVISADYFTTSWGEQSLDGAVKIKAGEATSLLGVNYFKYGVRADKNRDNFTDVTQQDRISLFNKWNFERKENRLFSLAARYVYEDRWGGEMNWTKQFRGSDSIYGESIYTKRAEVIGLYQLPTTERIFTQFSYNWHDQNSYYGDTPYMATQQVAFVQAYWDKQFGENHTFLLGAAMRYTDYDDNTPATATEDGLGNRPQRTPLPGLFIQDEWTINEKHKLLGGYRFDYDKNHGGVHSPRVAYKYAPNTNNTIRASFGTGFRVVNLFTEDHAALTGARDVIIAEELKPERSFNGNLNYVLKVPTDFAFIGFDVTGFYSYFTNKIVGDLDTDPTKIIYDNLGGHAISQGISLNTDLTFTFPLKVLAGISYMDVFQMEDNAFGKLERTQQLHAPKWSGNFIGTYSFRNNYSVDVTGNWYGPMRLPIQLNDYRPEYSPWFCTANIQFTKKFSSGLEFYGGMKNVFDFVPKDPLMRPFDPFNKNAADPVSNPNDYTFDTSYNYASMQGRRVFLGIRYNMF, from the coding sequence ATGAAAACATACGTTCAGTTACTACTGATCTTCGCTTCGATACCCCTGTTTGCACAAAACGGAACCGTAAAAGGAAAAATAACGCAAAATAATGATCCCGTACCTGCGGTAAGTATTATTGTTACCCCAACAGGTATATCGCTTGCTGCCGATAATGATGGCTATTACCAGATTAAAGATCTGCCATATGGTAACTATGAGATTATTTTTAGTTCAGTAGGATTAAAAACAGAACGTAAAAAAATAACCATCAACAAACCTGAAACAACGCTGAACATAGCTTTGAAAGATGATAACCAGGAAATGGAGGAAGTAGTAATTACCGGAACCATGAAGGAGATTAGCCGAAGCGAAAGCCCTATTCCTGTGGAGATAATTACTCCTAAGTTATTTAAGAAGAACCCTACCGCCAGTTTATTCGAAGCTGTGGGTATGATAAACGGGGTTCAGCCTCAGCTTAACTGTAATGTGTGTAACACGGGCGATATTCATATTAACGGAATGGAAGGGCCTTATACTATGATATTGATAGACGGCATGCCCATTGTAAGTGCGCTTTCTACCGTTTACGGCCTTAGCGGAATACCCAACAGTATTGTAGAACGTATAGAAGTTGTAAAAGGTCCGGCATCTTCGCTATATGGATCGGAAGCTATGGGTGGAATCATCAACGTTATTACAAAAACACCAACCAAAGCGCCGGTTATAAGTGCCGATTATTTCACTACAAGTTGGGGAGAGCAAAGCCTTGATGGTGCTGTAAAAATTAAAGCTGGAGAGGCAACATCATTATTAGGTGTCAACTATTTTAAATATGGCGTTCGTGCCGATAAAAACCGCGATAATTTTACCGACGTTACCCAACAGGATCGTATATCGTTATTCAACAAATGGAATTTTGAACGTAAAGAAAATCGACTTTTTAGCCTTGCCGCACGCTATGTGTATGAAGACCGATGGGGTGGAGAAATGAACTGGACAAAACAATTCCGTGGTAGCGACAGTATTTACGGCGAGAGCATTTATACCAAACGTGCTGAAGTTATCGGGTTATATCAACTTCCTACAACAGAAAGGATATTTACGCAGTTCTCGTACAACTGGCATGACCAGAATTCTTATTACGGCGACACACCGTATATGGCAACACAGCAGGTAGCTTTTGTTCAGGCGTATTGGGATAAGCAATTTGGCGAAAACCATACCTTTTTACTGGGTGCAGCGATGCGCTACACCGATTATGACGACAACACGCCTGCGACTGCAACCGAAGATGGCTTAGGTAATAGACCACAAAGGACGCCGCTTCCCGGTTTATTCATACAGGATGAATGGACCATTAACGAGAAACACAAACTATTGGGCGGTTACCGTTTTGATTATGACAAGAATCATGGTGGTGTACACTCGCCAAGAGTAGCTTATAAATATGCCCCAAACACAAACAACACCATAAGGGCAAGTTTTGGTACAGGTTTTAGGGTAGTAAATTTATTTACCGAAGACCATGCTGCACTTACAGGCGCACGCGATGTTATAATTGCCGAAGAACTAAAGCCGGAACGATCATTTAATGGTAATCTTAACTACGTACTGAAAGTGCCTACCGACTTTGCTTTTATAGGATTTGATGTTACAGGTTTCTACTCTTATTTTACCAACAAGATCGTAGGTGATCTTGATACCGATCCAACAAAGATTATTTACGACAACCTTGGAGGCCATGCCATATCTCAGGGTATATCGTTAAACACCGACCTTACTTTTACTTTTCCGCTGAAAGTATTAGCAGGGATATCATATATGGATGTTTTTCAGATGGAAGATAATGCATTTGGGAAGCTGGAGCGTACGCAGCAGTTGCATGCACCAAAATGGTCGGGGAATTTTATTGGTACCTACAGCTTTCGTAATAACTATAGCGTAGATGTTACTGGTAACTGGTACGGGCCAATGCGCCTTCCGATTCAGCTTAACGATTACAGGCCGGAATATTCGCCTTGGTTTTGTACGGCTAACATTCAGTTTACTAAAAAATTCAGTTCGGGACTTGAATTTTACGGGGGTATGAAAAACGTATTCGATTTTGTCCCTAAAGATCCGCTTATGCGTCCGTTTGACCCTTTCAACAAAAATGCGGCAGATCCTGTAAGTAACCCTAACGATTATACTTTTGACACCAGCTATAACTACGCTTCAATGCAGGGACGAAGGGTGTTTTTAGGGATACGCTATAATATGTTTTAA
- a CDS encoding 3-oxoacyl-ACP synthase → MNTKINAAITAVGGYVPETVLDNAALEKMVDTSDAWILSRTGIKERRILEEGKATSDMAALAIQNLLESSGVKPEEIEVLILATSTPDHNLAPAAPLAAQKAGLINAWGFDLNAACSGFLYALSVAASFIESGRHKKVLLVGADKMSAIVNYEDRNTCVLFGDGAGVVLLEPSTGDAAVMDAIYKSDGNGVQFLSVPAGGSAEGTSDQTIEGKRHYVSQDGRTVFKNAINGMTSTSNELLQRNNLTTDDINWVVPHQANLRIIDAVGQNLGVAKEKVKVNIERYGNTTAATLPLCLWDFHKDFNPGDKILLTAFGAGFTWGSTYVVWGELKNK, encoded by the coding sequence ATGAATACCAAAATAAATGCAGCGATTACCGCTGTTGGGGGTTACGTCCCGGAAACCGTGCTGGACAATGCTGCCCTTGAAAAGATGGTAGACACGTCTGACGCATGGATTTTAAGCAGGACAGGAATTAAAGAGAGGCGCATTTTAGAGGAAGGAAAAGCCACATCTGATATGGCTGCGCTGGCAATACAAAACCTTCTTGAAAGTTCGGGTGTTAAGCCGGAAGAGATAGAGGTCCTTATATTAGCAACATCTACACCAGATCATAACTTAGCACCTGCTGCACCACTTGCAGCACAAAAAGCAGGATTAATTAACGCTTGGGGTTTCGACCTTAATGCGGCATGCAGCGGCTTTTTATATGCGCTGTCGGTAGCGGCATCGTTTATTGAAAGCGGCAGGCACAAAAAAGTACTGTTGGTAGGAGCCGATAAAATGAGCGCTATTGTAAACTACGAAGACCGCAATACCTGCGTGCTTTTTGGTGATGGCGCAGGCGTAGTACTGTTAGAGCCATCTACAGGTGACGCCGCTGTTATGGATGCCATTTATAAATCTGACGGTAACGGAGTGCAGTTCCTTTCGGTTCCGGCTGGAGGATCGGCAGAAGGCACAAGCGATCAGACTATTGAAGGTAAAAGGCATTATGTTAGCCAGGACGGGCGTACTGTATTTAAAAATGCAATTAACGGCATGACGAGTACAAGTAACGAACTCCTGCAAAGAAATAACCTTACTACAGACGATATCAACTGGGTGGTGCCACATCAGGCTAACCTGCGTATTATAGATGCTGTAGGCCAGAACCTTGGTGTTGCCAAAGAAAAAGTAAAGGTAAATATAGAGCGTTACGGTAACACGACCGCTGCAACTTTACCGCTTTGCCTTTGGGATTTCCACAAAGATTTTAACCCGGGCGATAAAATATTGCTTACTGCCTTTGGAGCAGGATTTACATGGGGAAGTACCTATGTAGTATGGGGCGAACTTAAAAACAAATAA
- a CDS encoding 5-methyltetrahydropteroyltriglutamate--homocysteine methyltransferase: MFTNNLGYPRIGSGRELKKACENYWSGKITGNELAEIAGQLKLQNWQLQQQAGIDLIPSNDFSFYDQVLDLSFALGAIPSRYENLKGQNDTDLYFAMARGYQKDGNDITAMEMTKWFDTNYHYIVPEFYKGQQFSYFSKKIVQEFTEAKEQGILTKPVIIGPVTYLLLGKEKEEGFEKISLIKNLLPVYLEIISDLVANGAEWIQFDEPFLAMDLSAKDKEAYLYVYNEIKNAFPALKILLATYFEELGDNAELAVLLPVCALHVDLVRAPQQLDAILNILPQETSLSLGVVDGRNIWKNDFQASLKIIDKAVQKLGKDRVIISPSCSLLHSPYDLDLETNEEALSPEIKQWMAFAKQKINEVAVIKQLANSENITHAANSLKENIAAVNARKISALIHNTNVKQRVAGITEEQAQRTNPFSTRAALQATALKLPLFPTTTIGSFPQTPEVRSWRASLKKGDITQKHYEELVKKETEETIRFQEETGIDVLVHGEFERNDMVEYFGEQLQGFAFTKNGWVQSYGSRCVKPPVIYGDVSRPEPMTVKWSAYAQSLTDKLVKGMLTGPVTILQWSFVRNDQPRRDTCMQIALAIRDEVTDLEAAGIKIIQIDEPAIREGLPLRKSCWQDYLKWAVKAFRVSASGVNDTTQIHTHMCYSEFNDIIENIADMDADVITIECSRSQMELLDAFADFKYPNQIGPGVYDIHSPRVPSKEEMVALMDKAQKVIPAEQLWVNPDCGLKTRHWDETKKALVEMVGAAQQLRVGQHVSL; the protein is encoded by the coding sequence ATGTTCACAAACAATCTTGGCTACCCACGAATTGGTAGCGGCAGGGAATTAAAAAAAGCCTGCGAAAATTACTGGTCCGGTAAAATTACCGGTAACGAGCTGGCAGAAATCGCCGGACAATTAAAGCTGCAAAACTGGCAGTTGCAACAACAGGCGGGCATAGACCTTATACCGTCTAACGATTTTTCATTTTATGATCAGGTACTCGACCTGTCATTTGCATTGGGGGCTATCCCTTCGCGTTATGAAAACCTTAAAGGCCAAAACGATACCGATCTGTATTTTGCTATGGCACGCGGTTATCAGAAAGACGGTAACGATATTACCGCAATGGAAATGACAAAATGGTTTGATACCAATTACCATTATATAGTGCCCGAATTTTATAAAGGGCAGCAGTTCTCGTACTTCTCTAAAAAAATAGTTCAGGAGTTTACAGAGGCTAAAGAACAGGGTATACTTACTAAGCCTGTAATTATAGGCCCGGTTACTTACCTGCTTTTAGGTAAAGAAAAAGAAGAAGGTTTTGAAAAGATAAGCCTTATTAAAAACCTGCTTCCGGTTTACCTGGAAATTATTTCAGACCTTGTAGCAAATGGTGCTGAATGGATACAGTTTGACGAACCTTTCTTAGCCATGGATCTTTCCGCAAAAGATAAAGAGGCTTATTTATATGTTTACAACGAGATAAAAAATGCTTTTCCGGCATTAAAAATATTGCTTGCTACTTATTTTGAAGAACTGGGTGACAATGCCGAACTTGCAGTTTTATTACCCGTATGTGCGCTTCATGTAGACTTAGTTCGCGCGCCGCAGCAGTTAGACGCTATATTAAACATCCTTCCGCAGGAAACCAGCCTGTCGTTAGGAGTTGTAGACGGGCGTAATATCTGGAAGAATGATTTTCAGGCATCGCTAAAAATAATAGATAAAGCAGTACAAAAATTAGGAAAGGATCGCGTTATCATTTCGCCTTCATGTTCGTTACTGCATTCTCCATACGATTTAGATCTTGAGACAAATGAAGAAGCATTATCGCCTGAAATAAAACAATGGATGGCTTTTGCCAAACAAAAAATAAACGAGGTTGCTGTAATAAAACAACTGGCTAACAGCGAAAATATAACCCATGCGGCTAACAGCCTAAAAGAAAATATTGCAGCGGTTAATGCCAGAAAGATATCGGCACTTATACATAATACAAACGTTAAGCAGAGGGTTGCGGGTATTACCGAAGAACAGGCGCAGCGTACCAATCCTTTCAGCACGAGGGCAGCATTGCAGGCAACAGCTTTAAAACTGCCATTGTTTCCAACTACCACTATCGGTTCGTTTCCGCAAACGCCGGAAGTAAGAAGCTGGAGGGCATCGCTTAAAAAAGGCGATATCACTCAAAAGCATTACGAAGAGCTTGTAAAAAAAGAGACTGAAGAAACCATACGTTTTCAGGAAGAAACGGGTATCGATGTACTGGTACACGGAGAGTTTGAACGTAACGATATGGTTGAATATTTTGGTGAGCAGCTTCAGGGTTTTGCCTTTACCAAAAACGGATGGGTGCAAAGTTACGGTAGCCGTTGCGTGAAACCGCCGGTTATTTATGGAGATGTATCAAGGCCGGAACCTATGACGGTTAAGTGGTCTGCCTATGCACAATCGCTTACCGATAAATTAGTAAAAGGTATGCTTACAGGCCCGGTTACCATATTGCAATGGTCTTTCGTAAGGAACGATCAGCCGCGCCGTGACACATGTATGCAGATTGCACTTGCTATACGGGATGAGGTAACCGATCTTGAGGCAGCAGGAATTAAAATAATACAAATAGACGAACCGGCAATAAGGGAAGGGCTTCCGCTTCGCAAGAGCTGTTGGCAGGATTACCTTAAGTGGGCGGTTAAGGCATTCAGGGTTTCTGCATCTGGTGTTAACGATACAACCCAGATACATACCCATATGTGCTATTCTGAATTTAATGATATAATAGAAAACATTGCCGATATGGATGCCGATGTAATAACCATTGAATGCTCGCGTTCTCAAATGGAGTTGCTGGATGCCTTTGCCGATTTTAAGTATCCTAACCAGATAGGGCCGGGGGTATATGATATTCACTCGCCACGTGTACCGTCAAAAGAAGAGATGGTTGCGCTTATGGATAAGGCACAAAAGGTTATCCCGGCAGAACAGCTTTGGGTAAATCCTGATTGCGGACTTAAAACCCGCCACTGGGATGAAACCAAAAAGGCCCTGGTTGAAATGGTTGGCGCCGCGCAGCAGTTGCGCGTTGGTCAGCACGTAAGCCTATAG
- a CDS encoding cytochrome C oxidase subunit II, whose translation MTLQEKIDAAETHIFKAVFPNTTNHYDTLFGGAAMHLMDEVAFITATRFSRQRVVTVSSDRIDFKKPIPAGTFAELIGKVTHIGNTSMQVHVEIFVEDMYSPTREKAITGNFTFVAINENKEPVPINK comes from the coding sequence ATGACTTTACAGGAAAAAATAGACGCAGCAGAAACACATATATTTAAGGCAGTATTTCCTAATACTACAAACCATTACGATACCCTTTTTGGAGGTGCCGCAATGCACCTTATGGATGAGGTAGCTTTTATTACGGCTACCCGTTTCAGCAGGCAGAGAGTGGTTACTGTAAGCAGCGACCGTATCGATTTTAAAAAACCTATCCCGGCGGGAACTTTTGCTGAGTTAATCGGTAAAGTAACCCATATTGGTAACACCAGTATGCAGGTACATGTAGAAATTTTTGTGGAAGATATGTATTCGCCAACACGCGAGAAAGCAATCACAGGAAACTTTACGTTTGTTGCCATTAACGAGAACAAAGAGCCGGTGCCGATAAACAAATAA